The sequence gaagtcCGTGGAGTTTCCTGTCGTTCAAGGTGTCTGTTGAAGGGAGACTGGCTGAGTGTCagtctgcttgtgggaggtggccagtgattgcctttgcattgCCTGTTGGGTTGggtttatatttgttttaatcttttttctttcacctatTATCTGTTTTTGTCCCAACCCATCAGCTGCaaaacaaccccatgcagcagcaTGGGTAGAGACGTGGACGGCTAAGGAGTGCTCTGAGGAGAAGGGCCTGGGCAGCAGGATGATGCCGTATGAGCCAGTGGGCCTCCCACTTCAAAAGGAGAGTGGAGGAACTGGAGAAGGTCCAGAGGAGGTCTGCCAAGGTGGAGTGGAGGGGCTTAAGGCACCCTCTGTGAGGGTGAGCTGTGAGGAGAGTCTGAGGGAACTGGGCCTCTCCAGCCTGCTGAAGGAGGCCTGGGGCCACCTCATAAGAGCCTACAGCTACCTGGAGAGATGATGGAGCCAAGCTCTCTTCTGCAGTGGCCAATGATATGACAGAGGCAACAGCCACAAATTGCCTCTTGGGAGCTTTAGGCTGAGCCTGAGGAACAATAAAATGGACTAGGAGGAGTGCTGTTGTGATCTCCACCTTTGGAGGTCTTCCTTGCTCCTCAAAGTCACAGCCAGCCTGGAGGCTGGACTACAGACTCCCCAACAGTCTCTTGACCACCAGCCCTTCCAGGAGCCTGTGCCTTGCCACACGCTGTGAAAAAGAGATGAAGCTGGAGGCAAGGGTCTCTGCATCATACTCTTATTGGACAATTCAGGGTGGAAGGGAGCTCAGGTGGCCTGTAGTCCAATCCTCAGCTCcaagcagggccagctctgaggtcagaccaggttgctcagtaAAAGTCACATCCACAGAGAGAGCTGACACATGAACCAGGCATCTAGGCCACTATTACAGAAATGGAGAGGAGGCAGTTGACCAACTCCCTGAACACAGggtgtgttcagctctgggtaTGCCATATCTCCTAGACATTCCTGGGAACATCAAACTTCTTGTCCACAGGAGTGGGTTCCTTATGCAAGTCTCCTGACATATCTGCAGACCAATGGGGTGCTTTAGGCTGCAAAGAGAATTGAAAGAAAGCCTGTGACTGGGGTACTATCAGCTTAATTGCTACAAGAGAGGGAGATGGAGGGATCTCAGAGCTGCCAGGTTCCTGCTAAAGATATAAGGCCTCTGAGATAGCAGCAGAAGATACCAGTTTTGAACTGGCATAGCCTTTAGATCATTTCACATGTGATGGCTCTACTCCCCCATTTCAATCATTGGCACCTGGAAaccacagctgcttttccttcctctcctcccaaaaACTGACATTCTactatgaagaagaaaacagaaacttcaTTCCTTCTGAAAAGCATCCGGTGATTAGTTTTCTCAGAGCATCCTTGATCTCTTGGTTtctcatgctgtagatgagggggttcaaggctggaggcaccaccgagtacagaactgccaccagcaggtccagggatggggaggacatggaggggggcttcaggtaggCAATCATGCCAGTGCTTACAAACAAGGAGACCACAGCCAGGTGAGGGAGACatgtggaaaaggctttgtgccgtCCCTGCTCGGAGGGgatcctcagcacagccctgaagatctgcccaTACGacagcaaaatggaaacaaaacaaacagagaatAAACAGGCACTAACCACAAGTACCCCAAACTCCCAGAGGTAGGCAtctgagcaggagagcttgaggatctgggggatttcacagaagaactggtccacagcattgccttggcagaggggtagtgaaaatgtattggcagtgtgcagcacagcatagaggaacccacagccccaggcagctgctgccatgtggacacaagctctgctgcccaggagggtcccatagtgcaggggtttgcagataGCAACGTAGCGGTCATAGGCCatgacagtgagaagaaaatattctgctgaGATCAAAAAGACTAACAGAAAGACCTGAGCAGCACATCCTGGGTAGGAGATGGCCCTGTTGTTCCAGAGGGAATTGGCCATGGCTTTagggacagtggtggagatggagcccaagtcgaggagggagaggttgaggaggaagaagtacatgggtgtGTGGAGGTGGTGGTTGCAGGCTACGGCGGTGACAACGAGGGCATttcccaggagggcagccaggtagatgcccaggaagagccagaagtgcaagagctgcagctcccgcGTGTCTGCAAAcgccaggaggaggaactgggtgatggagctgctgttggacattttcttcctgtggGAATGTGTTGctgtcaaagcagaaaaaagacaCTGAAGAGTCAGGGCATTATTCTCGGAGCAATATCAAAGGCATTTCCCATAGACCCTCCcactctcacacacacagaaccTTGTCCTTTTCCTGGAGACCTTCCTTCAGGTCTgtggctggagccctgcttggtgctggccgagtgtgcaatgaagagcagggCCTCTGCCCATGGGCTCTTGGAAagtcagccctgctctgcagcagtgggtTCATGGGATCAGTGCGGGCAGGGGCCAGTCTGGTGTTTGACTTTGTCAGCTGAAACCGCTCCTAATGCACAAGGGCTTGTCAGCATCTGCACTCCCAGTGCTAAGGAATCAGGTGGGTTAAAGTAGTTTAAGAGTTCTAGGGTTTTTTACAGATGCCCACATCGCCCCTGGGGAGTTTTCTTAGATCTCGGGAACCTTCAGCATTTCTACTGCACTCCAGGAGAACAGCGTGAGCCAGGCAAGTCAAGAGGATTGCCTGTGGCTTAGTGCAGAGAGAGGGGGAGctgctctgtccttctgtctaGTTCCCACTTGTACTGTGCTTGCACCTTTCTGAGATGGAGGGTGATCACGCTTCGATGTTTTACCCTGAAAAGCCACCAGAcactgctgagagcagagacATCCACTGCAGACCACCAAATGTCTCACCTCGTCTCAAAGTCTCAGCACCCTGCTTCTAGCCAAGGACACACCAGGCTCATTTCACCAACACAAGAGCATTTTCTCAGTCAGAGCATCTCTGTGCTTCTCCATGGGGCTTTCAGATCACAGAAAGATGCTATGAGACAGGTTTGCAtcctgcagggcagctgacAGCTTGGAAGGACTCTCGGAGGTAATAGCCAAGTGACCTGACATGGTGGCATCTCTGTAAGGGAGAATCAGCtcattccccagccccacagacaccATTGAGCATAGCCCCTCAGACGATAGGAAAGCTGGGACACTTGTTGCTATGGACACAGCTGCATGGCAGGACCCACAAGATCAGTTTGTGTGTAACTCTGCAGGTGAAAGTCCCATCCCCAGAGaacctgacagcagcagcaagataACAGTAACACAGACAAGTGAGAACcaaggaaaagagcagagatCGACTGGCTCAAAAAGGcaaggggagaggcagctgcagTCTCAGGAAAGAGTTACCCTCACCCATTTGTGCATGCCACCTCCCAgacaccagcacagccaggcagttGTTCTCAGTCGCTGTGCTCTACTTCAGGAGGCTCCTCTCAGACTTACTGATCACTCCAAGTTACAGCTCAGGAGTCTCAGGGACTTGTTCCAGCATGacagctccttttccatttctccccCCAAATTCCCTAAgactaggaaacagaaaacatagaCTCTGGAAAGCTCCTTAACTTTATAGCAGTTGATCTGCTTTGATCTTCCCCTTGAAAAGTTCCTTCGGAAACATCCTGAGGGATGATCTGGAGCTGTGAGCTGCCCTGACCCACACAGCACCCTCTTGCCAGCAGAAGGACCCTGCAATTCTGCGAGCTGTTTCTTCCACCtacagcttctccccactctgctgTTACAGTTCCCCAGGCAGGCTGAGTCCTTACCCTGACCGGTGgcagagtccctgccccagcacacagccccccacggtgcagggaccctgctcagaaggacagccctgggcacccctggctgcacacccaccttcaccctctgcagccatccccaggtgaaggcagctgacatgccctgtccctctgagggtgcagcagggaagctgtgctccaaagcacggcctttttctctgcactgcagaaactgtGAGAGTCCCTCTGACAGATCCCACAGGCTGTGGGATGTGCTAGCTTTAGGAGGTCATTCCAGGAACCACAGCTGCATTGCCCTGCTGCCAGAGACTTACCCTGTGAAGGGGTGTGAAGAATTTGTCATCAGTGAACTCTCAGCACTCTCCCACCCCAGACTGCCTTTAAACTCTCTCTGCATCACTCCTCTCCGGtcggtgcctgcaggcagtgccctcagccctgctgcgctttgcagaggagctgctcctgggcagagctgtctctcggcagtgctgcctgcttgccatgagctccctccagcccaggagcccagcccagctcagcagcagaggagcagcccaaggcagccctttctctgccccctctgggctccctccaggtgtccctggggctccaggggaacctgctgggaaacaggctgaggCAATCACTGATGATCCTTCCCTCAGCTAGGGAGAGCCACTTCtttcatgaaataaaactttccaCTCAGAGACAAAGTTACATCTACATGTgaccattttttctttccagaaacatAATTCTTCTCTCAGAGTTACTTGTAATGTACCacttttttcatgttattttttagACATGATACTCAGACAGTGAAAGGCAGGGATCTCCTTTACACCTACAGGCAGAAGTGATCTCTTGGTCAATGGAGGGGTTTCATCTGCGTTTCTATTCATGGCATTTGAAGGAGACTCAGCTCTCTCCCATGCACTCCACAAAGCCACAGGAGGTGGGATTCCTCTTGACTCTTTTCAGGTGGGCACAAAATAGGCACCTGCATGGGAGCTCCTTCTCTCAGGTCCCTTCTGAATTAATGGAGATGGAAGGCAGGAGTCAGGTGTTCAGATGCAAATACCTGGTGACATCTGAGTTGCCAGAGGTGGTCCAAGATACATGTAGGTAACAGCAAACTGTAATGGAGAAGTTCATAGAGACAGGGCAACATCTCGGGAATCATGTATGAGCCTGGTGGGAAATTCCTTTAGCCAAGTGACATGACTGCTTATGCCCAAATAAAGGCcaaaagaaccttttcctaCTCCTTATCTCCATGGCAGTTTATACAGGTATTCATATGAACGATTGCAGTCATGTAGCATAGTGAAAACTGGGTCTCTGTCTTTTCCATCAGCTGAGTTTACTATACCTCCAATGACTATGATGGCATGTGTCCCATGTTCGTCCCCACATTGCCTAACAGAATTCAGGACAGGTAGTCTATTTAATGTCCAGATCCAGGGCCACAGAGCTGCACCAGATGCCAAGGCTGGCATGGACCTCACAGGACCTACAGGAAAGCAATTCCCATTCAGGCTGGTACATCACAGACACTCCAGACGGCTTTGCAGAGAGTGCGATTTGGTGCCTGTGTGCCTTTCACTGATGCCATCAGACAGAGGCATCAGTCATCAGATGCCATCAGAGAGGCAATGTCTGTCCCTTCCCTACCCAAGAGATGCAGGCATTGCCTGAACATGAAGCAAAGTCACACAGGGGTTTTTACTCACTCCCTTGATGATCCACTCAATGAAAAGACCAAGAATTTTCAGAGTGTTCCTGGATACATCTTGTCTTCAAGGATAGCATCTTCCAAGCACAGCAATGGTCCATATCAAAACTCAGTAGAAACTCAGGAAGA comes from Buteo buteo chromosome 31, bButBut1.hap1.1, whole genome shotgun sequence and encodes:
- the LOC142026114 gene encoding olfactory receptor 14A16-like, which produces MSNSSSITQFLLLAFADTRELQLLHFWLFLGIYLAALLGNALVVTAVACNHHLHTPMYFFLLNLSLLDLGSISTTVPKAMANSLWNNRAISYPGCAAQVFLLVFLISAEYFLLTVMAYDRYVAICKPLHYGTLLGSRACVHMAAAAWGCGFLYAVLHTANTFSLPLCQGNAVDQFFCEIPQILKLSCSDAYLWEFGVLVVSACLFSVCFVSILLSYGQIFRAVLRIPSEQGRHKAFSTCLPHLAVVSLFVSTGMIAYLKPPSMSSPSLDLLVAVLYSVVPPALNPLIYSMRNQEIKDALRKLITGCFSEGMKFLFSSS